One stretch of Bosea vaviloviae DNA includes these proteins:
- a CDS encoding 50S ribosomal protein L23: protein MSQAAKNLDPRHYDVIRSPVITEKATMLSEHNKVVFEVSKTATKPQIKAAIEKLFDVKVKSVNTLVTEGKMKVFRGRLGQRSDVKKAIVTLEDGHSIDVTTGL from the coding sequence ATGAGCCAGGCTGCAAAGAATCTGGATCCGCGCCACTACGACGTCATTCGTAGCCCGGTGATCACCGAGAAGGCGACGATGCTCTCCGAGCATAACAAAGTCGTCTTCGAGGTCTCCAAGACTGCGACCAAGCCGCAGATCAAGGCCGCGATCGAAAAGCTGTTCGACGTCAAGGTGAAGAGCGTCAACACGCTCGTCACCGAAGGGAAGATGAAGGTCTTCCGTGGCCGCCTCGGCCAGCGTTCGGACGTCAAGAAGGCAATCGTGACGCTCGAAGATGGTCATTCCATCGACGTGACCACGGGTCTGTGA
- the rplD gene encoding 50S ribosomal protein L4: MKLDITTLEGGSAGSVELSDAIFGLEPRADILARMVRYQLAKRRAGTHKSKGRSEVDRTRKKIYKQKGTGGARHGAASAPQFRGGGKAFGPIVRDHAHDLPKKVRALALRHALSAKAKGSEIIIIDDVKLSEPKTKLLLGHFSKLDLSSVLVIGGAEIDVNFGLAARSIPNVDVLPIQGINVYDILRRDKLVLTRAAVDALEARFK; encoded by the coding sequence ATGAAGCTCGATATCACCACCCTCGAGGGCGGCTCTGCCGGCTCCGTCGAATTGTCGGATGCGATCTTCGGCCTTGAGCCGCGCGCCGACATCCTGGCCCGCATGGTGCGCTATCAGCTCGCCAAGCGCCGCGCCGGGACGCACAAGTCCAAGGGCCGCTCGGAAGTCGATCGCACCCGCAAGAAGATCTACAAGCAGAAGGGCACCGGCGGCGCTCGCCACGGCGCAGCTTCCGCTCCGCAGTTCCGCGGCGGCGGCAAGGCCTTCGGCCCGATCGTGCGCGACCATGCGCATGATCTGCCCAAGAAGGTCCGCGCTCTGGCTCTTCGTCATGCGCTCTCGGCCAAGGCCAAGGGTTCCGAGATCATCATCATCGATGATGTGAAGCTCTCCGAGCCCAAGACCAAGCTGCTGCTCGGCCACTTCAGCAAGCTGGACCTGTCCAGCGTGCTGGTGATCGGCGGCGCCGAGATCGACGTGAACTTCGGCCTGGCCGCGCGTTCGATCCCGAATGTCGACGTCCTGCCGATCCAGGGCATCAACGTTTATGACATCCTGCGTCGCGACAAGCTCGTCTTGACTCGCGCGGCTGTCGATGCGCTGGAGGCGCGCTTCAAATGA
- the rplC gene encoding 50S ribosomal protein L3 — protein MRSGVIAQKVGMTRIFTDAGEHIPVTVLKLDNCQVVAHRTVEKNGYVAVQLGSGLAKVKNVSKAERGHFAVAKVEPKRKIVEFRVSDDALIPVGAELTADHFVVGQFVDVSGTTIGKGFAGGMKRWNFGGLRATHGVSVSHRSIGSTGGRQDPGKTFKNKKMPGHLGAERVTTQNLRVVQTDVERGLILVEGAVPGHAGGWIHVRDAVKRALPKDAPLPGKFKVAGGETQAPATETVEENA, from the coding sequence ATGCGTTCCGGTGTGATTGCACAGAAAGTCGGGATGACCCGCATCTTCACGGATGCCGGCGAACATATCCCGGTCACCGTGCTGAAGCTCGATAACTGCCAGGTTGTCGCGCATCGTACGGTTGAGAAGAACGGCTATGTCGCCGTTCAGCTCGGGTCGGGCTTGGCCAAGGTCAAGAACGTCTCGAAGGCTGAGCGCGGGCATTTCGCCGTCGCCAAGGTCGAGCCCAAGCGCAAGATCGTCGAGTTCCGCGTCAGCGACGACGCGTTGATCCCGGTCGGCGCCGAGCTGACGGCTGACCACTTCGTCGTCGGCCAGTTCGTTGACGTCAGCGGCACGACCATCGGCAAGGGCTTCGCCGGCGGCATGAAGCGCTGGAACTTCGGCGGCCTTCGCGCCACGCACGGTGTTTCGGTCTCGCATCGCTCGATCGGTTCGACCGGTGGCCGTCAGGACCCGGGCAAGACCTTCAAGAACAAGAAGATGCCGGGCCATCTCGGCGCCGAGCGCGTCACCACGCAGAACCTGCGCGTCGTCCAGACGGATGTCGAGCGCGGCCTGATCCTGGTCGAAGGTGCGGTTCCCGGTCATGCCGGTGGCTGGATCCACGTCCGCGACGCCGTCAAGCGCGCGCTGCCCAAGGATGCGCCCCTGCCGGGCAAGTTCAAGGTTGCCGGCGGCGAAACGCAGGCTCCCGCGACCGAGACCGTTGAGGAGAACGCGTGA
- the rpsJ gene encoding 30S ribosomal protein S10 → MNGQNIRIRLKAFDHRILDASTREIVSTAKRTGAQVRGPIPLPTLIEKFTVNRSPHIDKKSREQFEMRTHKRVLDIVDPTPQTVDALMKLDLAAGVDVEIKL, encoded by the coding sequence ATGAACGGTCAGAACATCCGGATCCGCCTCAAGGCGTTCGATCACCGCATTCTCGACGCTTCGACGCGCGAGATCGTGTCGACGGCCAAGAGGACGGGCGCCCAGGTCCGCGGGCCCATCCCGCTGCCCACGCTCATCGAGAAGTTCACGGTCAACCGCTCGCCGCACATCGACAAGAAGTCGCGCGAGCAGTTTGAGATGCGGACCCACAAGCGGGTTCTCGATATCGTCGACCCGACCCCTCAGACGGTTGACGCCCTGATGAAGCTTGATCTCGCCGCCGGCGTCGACGTCGAAATCAAGTTGTAA
- the tuf gene encoding elongation factor Tu gives MAKEKFARTKPHCNIGTIGHVDHGKTSLTAAITKVLAESGGATFTAYDQIDKAPEEKARGITISTAHVEYETVARHYAHVDCPGHADYVKNMITGAAQMDGAILVVSAADGPMPQTREHILLARQVGVPALVVFMNKVDLVDDAELLELVEMEIRELLSKYDFPGDDIPITKGSAKVALDNGDKTIGHDAVLALMKTVDEYIPQPARPLDLPFLMPVEDVFSISGRGTVVTGRVERGIVKVGEEIEIVGLKDTVKTTVTGVEMFRKLLDQGQAGDNIGALLRGTKREDVERGQILCKPGSVKPHTKFKAEAYILTKEEGGRHTPFFTNYRPQFYFRTTDVTGVVHLPEGTEMVMPGDNIAMEVHLIVPIAMEEKLRFAIREGGRTVGAGVVASIIA, from the coding sequence ATGGCCAAAGAGAAATTCGCGCGCACGAAGCCGCATTGCAACATTGGAACGATTGGTCACGTTGACCATGGCAAGACGTCTTTGACGGCAGCGATCACGAAGGTTTTGGCCGAGTCTGGCGGTGCCACGTTCACGGCGTATGACCAGATCGACAAGGCGCCGGAAGAGAAGGCCCGTGGCATCACGATCTCGACGGCTCACGTCGAGTACGAGACGGTTGCGCGCCACTATGCGCACGTCGACTGCCCCGGCCACGCCGACTATGTGAAAAACATGATCACGGGCGCGGCGCAGATGGACGGCGCGATCCTGGTTGTGTCGGCAGCTGATGGCCCGATGCCGCAGACCCGCGAGCACATCCTGCTGGCGCGCCAGGTCGGTGTTCCCGCGCTGGTGGTGTTCATGAACAAGGTCGACCTGGTCGACGACGCCGAGCTGCTCGAGCTGGTCGAGATGGAGATCCGCGAGCTTCTGTCGAAGTACGACTTCCCGGGCGACGACATCCCGATCACCAAGGGTTCGGCGAAGGTTGCGCTGGACAATGGCGACAAGACCATCGGCCATGACGCGGTGCTGGCGCTGATGAAGACGGTCGACGAGTACATCCCGCAGCCGGCGCGTCCGCTGGACCTGCCGTTCCTGATGCCGGTCGAGGACGTGTTCTCGATCTCGGGTCGCGGCACGGTCGTGACGGGTCGCGTCGAGCGCGGCATCGTCAAGGTCGGTGAGGAAATCGAGATCGTTGGCCTGAAGGACACGGTCAAGACGACGGTGACGGGCGTCGAGATGTTCCGCAAGCTGCTCGACCAGGGCCAGGCCGGCGACAACATCGGCGCGCTGCTGCGCGGCACGAAGCGCGAGGACGTGGAGCGCGGCCAGATCCTGTGCAAGCCGGGTTCGGTGAAGCCGCACACCAAGTTCAAGGCCGAGGCCTACATCCTGACCAAGGAGGAGGGCGGTCGTCATACCCCGTTCTTCACCAACTACCGCCCGCAGTTCTACTTCCGCACGACGGACGTGACCGGCGTGGTGCACCTGCCTGAGGGCACCGAGATGGTGATGCCTGGCGACAACATCGCCATGGAAGTGCACCTGATCGTGCCGATCGCGATGGAGGAGAAGCTGCGCTTCGCCATCCGCGAAGGCGGCCGCACCGTCGGTGCCGGCGTCGTCGCAAGCATCATCGCGTAA
- the fusA gene encoding elongation factor G, with amino-acid sequence MARTHPIDRYRNFGIMAHIDAGKTTTTERVLYYTGKSHKIGEVHDGAATMDWMEQEQERGITITSAATTCLWRDHRLNIIDTPGHVDFTIEVERSLRVLDGAVCVLDGNQGVEPQTETVWRQADKYDVPRIVFVNKMDKTGADFYRCVQDIIDRVAGKPVCLQIPIGAESDFVGVVDLIKMKAIVWNGEALGASFEEKEIPADLADKAAEYRNKLVEAAVDMDDVAMEAYLEGTEPDAETLRKLIRTAVQRRAFHPVLCGSAFKNKGVQPLLDAVVDFLPSPVDRGEIKGIDFKTEEETVRHPTDEDPFSMLAFKIMDDPFVGTITFCRVYSGKVETGAGVINSTRDKKERVGRMLLMHANNREDIKEAFAGDIVALAGLKDVRTGDTLCDPVKAVILERMEFPEPVITIAIEPKSKADQEKLGLALAKLANEDPSFRVSTDQESGQTILKGMGELHLDIKVDILRRTYKVDANIGAPQVAYRETITKKAEIDYTHKKQTGGTGQFARVKLVIEPNETGKGFEFESKVVGGTVPKEYIPGVEKGLNSVIGSGVIAGFPVVDVKVTLIDGAFHEVDSSALAFEIASRAALREGLQKGGSVLLEPIMKVEVVTPEDYTGSVIGDLNSRRGQIQGQDMRGNAVVVNAMVPLANMFGYVNQLRSFSQGRANYTMQFDHYEQVPSAVAAEVQAKYA; translated from the coding sequence ATGGCACGCACTCATCCCATCGACCGATACCGCAATTTCGGCATCATGGCGCATATCGACGCCGGCAAGACGACGACGACCGAGCGCGTGCTGTATTATACCGGCAAGTCGCACAAGATCGGCGAAGTCCATGACGGCGCCGCCACCATGGACTGGATGGAGCAGGAGCAGGAGCGTGGCATCACGATCACCTCGGCTGCGACCACCTGTCTGTGGCGCGACCATCGCCTGAACATCATCGACACCCCCGGCCACGTCGACTTCACCATTGAAGTCGAGCGTTCGCTGCGCGTGCTCGACGGTGCCGTCTGCGTGCTCGACGGCAACCAGGGCGTCGAGCCCCAGACCGAGACCGTCTGGCGCCAGGCCGACAAATACGACGTGCCGCGCATCGTGTTCGTCAACAAGATGGACAAGACCGGCGCCGATTTCTATCGCTGCGTCCAGGACATCATCGATCGCGTCGCCGGCAAGCCCGTGTGCCTGCAGATCCCGATCGGTGCCGAGTCGGATTTCGTCGGCGTCGTCGACCTGATCAAGATGAAGGCGATCGTCTGGAACGGCGAAGCGCTGGGCGCGTCCTTCGAAGAGAAGGAGATCCCCGCTGATCTCGCCGACAAGGCCGCCGAGTATCGCAACAAGCTCGTCGAAGCCGCCGTCGACATGGACGATGTGGCGATGGAAGCTTATCTTGAAGGCACCGAGCCCGACGCCGAGACGCTGCGTAAGCTGATCCGCACCGCGGTCCAGCGTCGCGCCTTCCATCCCGTGCTCTGCGGTTCGGCCTTCAAGAACAAGGGCGTCCAGCCCCTGCTCGACGCGGTCGTCGACTTCCTGCCCTCGCCGGTCGATCGTGGCGAGATCAAGGGCATCGACTTCAAGACCGAGGAAGAGACCGTTCGTCACCCGACGGACGAGGATCCCTTCTCCATGCTCGCCTTCAAGATCATGGACGACCCCTTTGTCGGCACCATCACCTTCTGCCGCGTCTATTCGGGCAAGGTCGAGACCGGCGCGGGCGTCATCAACTCGACCCGCGACAAGAAAGAGCGTGTCGGCCGCATGCTGCTGATGCACGCGAACAACCGTGAAGACATCAAGGAGGCTTTCGCCGGCGACATCGTCGCCTTGGCCGGCCTCAAGGACGTCCGCACCGGCGACACGCTGTGCGACCCCGTCAAGGCTGTCATCCTGGAGCGTATGGAATTCCCCGAGCCGGTCATCACGATCGCGATCGAGCCGAAGTCCAAGGCCGACCAGGAGAAGCTTGGCCTGGCTCTGGCGAAGCTTGCCAACGAGGATCCCTCGTTCCGGGTTTCGACCGACCAGGAGAGCGGCCAGACCATTCTCAAGGGCATGGGCGAGCTGCATCTCGACATCAAGGTCGACATCCTGCGCCGGACCTACAAGGTGGACGCCAATATCGGCGCCCCCCAGGTGGCCTATCGCGAGACGATCACCAAGAAGGCCGAGATCGACTACACCCACAAGAAGCAGACCGGCGGTACCGGCCAGTTCGCCCGCGTCAAGCTGGTGATCGAACCGAACGAGACCGGCAAGGGCTTCGAGTTCGAGTCGAAGGTCGTCGGCGGAACGGTTCCGAAGGAATACATCCCCGGCGTCGAAAAGGGCCTGAACTCGGTCATCGGCTCCGGCGTGATCGCCGGCTTCCCGGTCGTCGACGTCAAGGTCACGCTGATCGACGGCGCGTTCCACGAGGTCGACTCCTCGGCGCTCGCCTTCGAAATCGCCTCGCGCGCCGCTTTGCGCGAAGGTCTGCAGAAGGGCGGCTCCGTGCTGCTCGAGCCGATCATGAAGGTCGAAGTGGTGACCCCGGAAGACTATACCGGTTCGGTCATCGGCGATCTGAACTCGCGTCGTGGCCAGATCCAGGGCCAGGATATGCGCGGCAATGCGGTCGTCGTGAATGCGATGGTCCCGCTCGCCAACATGTTCGGCTACGTCAACCAGTTGCGCTCGTTCAGCCAGGGACGCGCCAACTACACGATGCAGTTCGACCACTACGAGCAAGTGCCTTCGGCGGTCGCCGCCGAGGTCCAGGCCAAGTACGCCTGA
- the rpsG gene encoding 30S ribosomal protein S7: MSRRHSAEKREIIPDPKFHDIIVTKFMNSVMYEGKKSTAERIVYGAFEIIEGKLKSDPLAVFKTALENVAPAIEVRSRRVGGATYQVPVEVRTERRQALAIRWLITAARGRNDKTMVERLSSELMDAANNRGNAVKKREDTHRMAEANRAFSHYRW; this comes from the coding sequence ATGTCCCGCCGCCATAGCGCTGAAAAGCGTGAGATCATTCCCGATCCGAAGTTCCACGATATCATCGTGACGAAGTTCATGAATTCGGTGATGTACGAAGGCAAGAAGTCGACCGCCGAGCGGATCGTCTACGGCGCCTTCGAGATCATTGAGGGCAAGCTGAAGAGCGACCCGCTCGCCGTCTTCAAGACCGCGCTCGAGAATGTCGCCCCGGCGATCGAAGTCCGTTCGCGTCGCGTCGGCGGCGCCACCTACCAGGTTCCGGTCGAGGTTCGCACCGAGCGCCGTCAGGCGCTGGCGATCCGCTGGCTGATCACGGCTGCTCGCGGCCGCAACGACAAGACGATGGTCGAGCGGCTCTCTTCGGAGCTGATGGATGCCGCCAACAACCGCGGAAATGCCGTGAAGAAGCGTGAAGACACGCACCGGATGGCGGAAGCCAACCGCGCCTTCTCGCATTATCGCTGGTAA
- the rpsL gene encoding 30S ribosomal protein S12 yields the protein MPTISQLIRKPRSPVKARNTAPALESCPQKRGVCTRVYTTTPKKPNSALRKVAKVRLTNGFEVIGYIPGEGHNLQEHSVVMIRGGRVKDLPGVRYHILRGVLDTQGVKNRKQRRSKYGAKRPK from the coding sequence ATGCCGACAATCAGCCAGCTCATTCGCAAGCCGCGTTCGCCCGTCAAGGCGCGCAACACCGCTCCGGCGCTTGAATCCTGCCCGCAGAAGCGCGGCGTCTGCACGCGCGTTTATACGACGACGCCGAAGAAGCCGAACTCCGCGTTGCGTAAGGTCGCCAAGGTGCGCCTGACCAACGGCTTCGAAGTGATCGGCTATATTCCTGGTGAGGGTCACAACCTCCAGGAGCACTCGGTCGTCATGATCCGCGGCGGCCGCGTCAAGGACTTGCCCGGCGTGCGTTATCACATCCTTCGCGGTGTGCTCGACACGCAGGGCGTGAAGAACCGTAAGCAGCGCCGTTCGAAGTACGGCGCCAAGCGTCCGAAGTGA